A window of Amycolatopsis tolypomycina genomic DNA:
GCGAAGCTGCAGAAGAGCCACCTGACGGCGATCCCGTACAGCAGCCTCGCCTACCCCCCGCGGGACGCGGTCAACGTCGTCGACCTCGACGAGGACGACGTCTTCGTGACCAGCATCGCCGAGGCGAAAGGCGGCGCCTGCTACCACCTGAACCGGCTGTTCCACCGGCTGCTCACCGAACTCGGCTACGACGTCACGCCACTCGCCGGCAGCACCGCCGAAGGCCGCGAGACCTTCGGGACCGACGTCGAGCACATGTTCAACCTCGTCACCCTCGACGGCGCCGACTGGCTGGTGGACGTCGGCTACCCCGGCCCCACCTACGTCGAGCCGCTGAAGCTCTCGCCCGCCGTGCAAACCCAGTACGGCAGCCAGTTCCGGGTGGTGGAGCAGGACTCCGGGCACGCGGTGCAACGCCGCGGCGCGGTCACCCGCTGGAGCACCATCTACACCTTCACGACCCAGCCGCGCGAGTGGAGTGACTGGAAGGAACTGGAGGACAACTTCCGGGCACTGGTGGGGGACACCACCCGCACCGACACCCGGGAAACCCTGTGCGGCCGGGCGTTCGACGGCGGCCAGGTCTTCCTGCGGCAGCGGCGGTACCTGACGGTCACGGACGGCCGCGAGCAGGTGCGCACCATCACCGACGACGACGAGCACCGGGCGCTGGTGGCCCGCGTGCTGTCCGGCGACCACGGCTGAACCGGCGAAAGGCACGACGATGACGGAAAAAGAGGGCCTGCTGGCGAGGTTCGCCGGCGTGTGCAGGTCCGCCTACCACCTGCACTACCTGCCCTACCTGCACCTCTTCTACGGCGGCGAATACCTCCACCACGGCAGCGAGCCGGTGGCCCGGATCGCCGACCTGCCGTACCGGACGCTGCCGGAGCCGCGGGAGCCCTCGCCGTGACCACGACGATTCCGGTGCACCTGCAGGAACGGTCCTACGACGTGCTCGTCGGCCCCGGCGTGCGGAACTCCCTGCCCGGGGTCGTCCGTCGGCTGGGCGCGCGGCGGGCCGTGGTCGTCTCGGCCCGGCCGCGCGACTGGGTGCCCGACACCGGCGTCGAGACGCTCGTGCTGCCGGCGCGGGACGGCGAGCCGGCCAAGCGGCTGTCCACAGTGGAGGATCTCTGCGGCGAGTTCGCGCGGTTCGGGCTGACCCGGTCCGACGTCGTCGTCTCCTGCGGCGGCGGCACGACCACGGACGTCGTCGGGCTCGCGGCCGCGCTGTACCACCGGGGCGTCGCCGTGGTCCACCTGCCCACGTCGCTGCTCGCGCAGGTTGACGCCAGCGTGGGCGGGAAGACCGCGGTGAACCTGCCGGCGGGCAAGAACCTCGTCGGGGCGTACTGGCAGCCCAGCGCGGTGCTGTGCGACACGGACTACCTCACGACCCTGCCCCGGCGGGAGCTGCTGAACGGCCTCGGCGAGATCGCCCGCTGCCACTTCATCGGCGCGCCGGACCTGCGCGGCCGCCCGCTGCCGGAGCAGATCGCGGCCGGCGTCACCCTCAAGGCGGGCATCGTGGCGCAGGACGAGCGGGACACCGGGCCGCGGCACCTGCTCAACTACGGCCACACCCTCGGGCACGCACTGGAGATCGCGACGGACTTCGCCCTGCGCCACGGCGAAGCGGTGGCCATCGGCACGGTCTTCGCGGGCCGGCTGGCCGGTGCGCTCGGCCGCCTCGACCAGTCCGGAGTGGACGAACACCTCGACGTCGTCCGCCACTACGGCCTGCCCGCCGCGCTGCCCGAGGACGTCGACCCGGCGGTGCTCGTCCGCCAGATGCACCGCGACAAGAAGGCCGTCACCGGGCTCGCCTTCGTGCTGGCCGGGCCTCGCGGTGCCGAGCTGGTGAGCGACGTGCCGCCGGACGTCGTCACCGACGTCCTGGCCGGGATGCCCCGCGCCGACCTGCAAACCCTGCTGGGGGCGACATGAACGGGAGGGGGGCACTTTCACGTAAAAGTGCCCTCTCGGTGCTCGCGGAACGGCTGAGCGCGGCGCTGGCCCGGCCGGCCGCGCAGCAGCCGTGCTGGCCGGACGCCGAGCGCGCGAACGCGGTCATCGAGCTGCTGCACGAGGCCGACCCGATCGTGACCCCGGCGGAGACGGCCCGGCTGCGCGCGCGGCTCGCGTCCGTCGCCCGCGGCGAGGCGTTCCTGCTGCAGGGCGGGGACTGCGCGGAGACGTTCGCCGGCAACACCGAGCCGCACCTGCGGGCCAACCTGGGCGTGCTGGAGCGGATGGGTGACGTGCTGGCCGAGGCGGCCGGCCTGCCGGTGGTCAAGATCGCCCGGATGGCGGGGCAGTTCGCCAAGCCGCGGTCCAAGACCGAGGACGCGCGGGGCCTGCCGGTCTACCGCGGCGACATCGTGAACTCCCCGGAGTGCACGGTCGCGGCCCGGACACCCGACCCGCACCGGATGCTGCTGGCGTACGCCCACGCCGCCGGCGCGATGGACGTCGTCCGCAAGCTCTGCGCCGAGGGCATCGAACCGCGGGTGGCGCAGGTCGTGCTCGCCGGCGCCCGCCGCGCGTCCCCGGTCGGCGCGTGGCCGTTCCCGGACCGCGGCCGGCCGGCACGGCCGAGCGAGATCTACGTCAGCCACGAGCTGCTGCTCCTCGACTACGAGCGGGCCGTCCTGCGGCCGGACTCCGCAGGCCCGGAACCCCGGCTGGCCAGCGGGCTGGCGCACTTCCTGTGGATCGGGGAGCGCACCCGGCAGCTCGACGGCGCCCACATCGCGTTCGCGGAGCTCCTGGCCAACCCGATCGGCCTGAAGCTGGGGCCGGGCTGCACCCCGGAGGAGGTCGTCGAGTACGTGCGGCGGCTCGACCCGCACCGCACGCCGGGCCGGCTGACGCTGGTCAGCCGCATGGGCCACGACCGGGTCCGCGAGCTGCTCCCGCCGATCGTGGAGAAGGTCGCCGCGTCCGGGCACGAGGTGATCTGGCAGTGCGACCCGATGCACGGCAACACCCGGACCTCGGGCAACGGCTACAAGACCCGCCACTTCGGCCACGTCGTCGCCGAGCTCGCCGGCTTCTTCGCCGTGCACCGGCAGCTCGGCACCCACCCGGGCGGCATCCACGTCGAGGTGACCGGCGACGACGTCACGGAGTGCCTCGGCGGCGCCGCCGGCATCGCCGAGACCGACCTGCCCGACCGCTACCTGACCGCGTGCGACCCGCGGCTCAACGGCGACCAGTCGGTCGAACTCGCGTACGCGATCGCGAAGCTGCTGCGCTGAGCCCCATGCGCCCCAATGTGGCGTTCGGTGCGTCCAACGCACCCAATGTGGCGTTCGGTGCGTTGAGCGCAACCAACGCCACATTGGGGCGTTTGAGGAGAGGGCGAGATGACCATCAGCGGCACCACCCGCCTGTACGTCGTGCTGGGCGATCCGGTCGCGCAGGTCCAGTCGCCCGGGCTGCTGAACCCGCTGTTCGCGGAGCTGGGCCTCGACGCGGTGCTCGTCCCGGTGCACGCGCCGGCGTCGCAGCTGGAGGGGATCGTCGCCGGGCTGAAGGCCGTCGCCAACCTCGACGGCATCTTCGTCACCGTGCCGCACAAGGCGGCCGCGGCCGGGCTCGCCGACCGGTGCGGCCCGATGGTGGAGATCACCGGCAGCGCCAACGTCCTGCGCCGGGAGGCCGACGGCCGGTGGTACGCCGAGAACTTCGACGGCACCGGCTTCGTGGCCGGGCTCGTCGAAGCCGGGCACGATCCCCAGGCACAAAAGGTGTTCCTGGCCGGGGCCGGCGGCGCGGGCAGCGCCATCGCGGCCGCTCTGCTGGCCGCGGGCGCGGACCGGCTGGTCGTCTGCGACCCGGACACGGCGAAGCTGACGTCGTTGCAAGCGCGCCTGGGCGCACACTGGCCCGGCCGCACGTCGGTGTCGGCCGAACCGGACATCGCGGGCGCCGACATCGTCGTGAACGCGACGCCGCTCGGGCTGCGTCCCGAAGACCCGCTGCCGTTCCGGCCGGCGGAGCTGGCCCCGCGCAGCGTGGTCGCCGACATCATCATGAAACCCCGCGAAACCCGCCTTCTCCGCGAAGCGGCGGCGCTCGGGCACCGCGTCCATCACG
This region includes:
- a CDS encoding arylamine N-acetyltransferase, whose protein sequence is MFDVETYLQQIGCGGETGVDLETLAKLQKSHLTAIPYSSLAYPPRDAVNVVDLDEDDVFVTSIAEAKGGACYHLNRLFHRLLTELGYDVTPLAGSTAEGRETFGTDVEHMFNLVTLDGADWLVDVGYPGPTYVEPLKLSPAVQTQYGSQFRVVEQDSGHAVQRRGAVTRWSTIYTFTTQPREWSDWKELEDNFRALVGDTTRTDTRETLCGRAFDGGQVFLRQRRYLTVTDGREQVRTITDDDEHRALVARVLSGDHG
- a CDS encoding 3-dehydroquinate synthase family protein, whose protein sequence is MTTTIPVHLQERSYDVLVGPGVRNSLPGVVRRLGARRAVVVSARPRDWVPDTGVETLVLPARDGEPAKRLSTVEDLCGEFARFGLTRSDVVVSCGGGTTTDVVGLAAALYHRGVAVVHLPTSLLAQVDASVGGKTAVNLPAGKNLVGAYWQPSAVLCDTDYLTTLPRRELLNGLGEIARCHFIGAPDLRGRPLPEQIAAGVTLKAGIVAQDERDTGPRHLLNYGHTLGHALEIATDFALRHGEAVAIGTVFAGRLAGALGRLDQSGVDEHLDVVRHYGLPAALPEDVDPAVLVRQMHRDKKAVTGLAFVLAGPRGAELVSDVPPDVVTDVLAGMPRADLQTLLGAT
- a CDS encoding 3-deoxy-7-phosphoheptulonate synthase class II yields the protein MNGRGALSRKSALSVLAERLSAALARPAAQQPCWPDAERANAVIELLHEADPIVTPAETARLRARLASVARGEAFLLQGGDCAETFAGNTEPHLRANLGVLERMGDVLAEAAGLPVVKIARMAGQFAKPRSKTEDARGLPVYRGDIVNSPECTVAARTPDPHRMLLAYAHAAGAMDVVRKLCAEGIEPRVAQVVLAGARRASPVGAWPFPDRGRPARPSEIYVSHELLLLDYERAVLRPDSAGPEPRLASGLAHFLWIGERTRQLDGAHIAFAELLANPIGLKLGPGCTPEEVVEYVRRLDPHRTPGRLTLVSRMGHDRVRELLPPIVEKVAASGHEVIWQCDPMHGNTRTSGNGYKTRHFGHVVAELAGFFAVHRQLGTHPGGIHVEVTGDDVTECLGGAAGIAETDLPDRYLTACDPRLNGDQSVELAYAIAKLLR
- a CDS encoding shikimate dehydrogenase family protein, whose protein sequence is MTISGTTRLYVVLGDPVAQVQSPGLLNPLFAELGLDAVLVPVHAPASQLEGIVAGLKAVANLDGIFVTVPHKAAAAGLADRCGPMVEITGSANVLRREADGRWYAENFDGTGFVAGLVEAGHDPQAQKVFLAGAGGAGSAIAAALLAAGADRLVVCDPDTAKLTSLQARLGAHWPGRTSVSAEPDIAGADIVVNATPLGLRPEDPLPFRPAELAPRSVVADIIMKPRETRLLREAAALGHRVHHGIHMLDGQMDSYRAFFGLGTLPSRGM